The following proteins are encoded in a genomic region of Kineosporiaceae bacterium:
- the mftF gene encoding mycofactocin biosynthesis glycosyltransferase MftF (Members of this protein family, MftF, are glycosyltransferases, members of PF00535 (glycosyl transferase family 2). The encoding gene is found as part of the mycofactocin cassette, in Mycobacterium tuberculosis, many other Actinobacteria, and occasional members of other lineages. Mycofactocin itself, a putative redox carrier, is a heavily modified derivative of the C-terminal Val-Tyr dipeptide of the mycofactocin precursor MftA (TIGR03969).), with protein MIARPVTDAVPPGFTVQLGDRVHLCDDGRALVGASSVLYLRPEAAERWGSDRRLAVRTAADAALARLLLDRGMADPVWHHRPRAEAAVGRVTVVVPVRDRDDQLDQLLGVLAAARLDVVVVDDGSRDPEGAARVVRTHGARLVVHPRNRGPAAARNTGLAHVDTEFVAFCDSDVLPDADCLAVLLRHLDDPAVAVVAPRVLGVPPRPDDGWIERYEQARSSLDLGAHPGAVGPQRPVSYLPSAFLLARRSALGTGFDEALRCGEDVDLIWRLVDAGWRVRYEPAATVRHRHRTVLREWLQRKAFYGTSAAPLASRHGRAVAPAVLTGWSAAVSVALLAQRRWSVPVAAAAWAWTTVSVARRLRRSAHPLRTAAVLTTEGLVATMWQTASALTRHYWPIALTAAVVSPRGRRALLAAAVAEAVADRHRTGADLDPVRYLLARRLDDAAYGAGLWWGAIRAHSAEALMPDVRHRAR; from the coding sequence ATGATCGCCCGGCCGGTGACAGACGCGGTGCCGCCGGGCTTCACCGTGCAGCTCGGTGACCGCGTGCACCTGTGCGACGACGGCCGTGCGCTGGTGGGTGCATCGAGTGTGCTGTACCTGCGCCCGGAGGCGGCCGAACGGTGGGGGTCCGACCGACGGTTGGCGGTGCGCACCGCCGCGGATGCCGCGCTGGCACGACTGCTGCTCGACCGCGGGATGGCCGACCCGGTGTGGCACCACCGGCCCCGGGCCGAAGCCGCCGTGGGCCGGGTCACCGTGGTGGTGCCGGTGCGCGATCGAGACGACCAGCTCGACCAGCTGCTCGGTGTACTGGCCGCGGCTCGGCTGGACGTGGTGGTGGTCGACGACGGCTCACGCGATCCGGAGGGCGCGGCCCGCGTGGTGCGAACCCATGGCGCACGGTTGGTGGTCCACCCGCGTAATCGGGGGCCGGCGGCGGCGCGCAATACCGGTCTGGCACACGTCGACACCGAGTTCGTGGCCTTCTGCGATTCCGATGTCCTGCCCGACGCCGACTGTCTCGCGGTGCTGCTGCGCCACCTGGACGACCCGGCGGTGGCTGTGGTGGCTCCCCGAGTGCTCGGGGTGCCACCCCGCCCGGACGACGGGTGGATCGAGCGTTACGAGCAGGCGCGCTCCTCACTCGATCTGGGTGCACACCCGGGCGCGGTCGGTCCGCAGCGCCCGGTGTCCTATCTGCCGTCCGCCTTCCTGCTGGCCCGCAGGTCGGCACTCGGCACCGGATTCGACGAGGCGCTGCGGTGTGGTGAGGACGTGGATCTGATCTGGCGATTGGTGGACGCTGGTTGGCGCGTCCGTTACGAACCGGCAGCCACAGTGCGCCACCGACACCGCACAGTGCTTCGGGAATGGTTGCAGCGCAAGGCGTTCTACGGCACGTCGGCAGCTCCGCTGGCCTCGCGGCACGGTCGCGCCGTGGCTCCGGCGGTGCTGACCGGCTGGTCGGCCGCGGTGAGTGTGGCGCTGCTGGCACAGCGACGCTGGTCGGTGCCCGTGGCTGCGGCAGCCTGGGCGTGGACCACCGTCTCGGTGGCACGGCGGCTGCGGCGCAGCGCGCACCCCCTGCGCACCGCGGCCGTGCTGACCACCGAGGGCCTCGTGGCCACGATGTGGCAGACCGCCTCAGCCCTCACCCGGCACTACTGGCCGATCGCCCTGACCGCCGCCGTGGTCTCGCCGCGGGGACGGCGCGCGCTGCTGGCGGCCGCCGTCGCCGAGGCCGTGGCGGATCGCCACCGCACGGGGGCCGACCTCGATCCGGTGCGCTACCTGCTGGCCCGACGGCTGGACGACGCCGCCTACGGAGCCGGGCTCTGGTGGGGCGCCATCCGGGCACACTCCGCCGAGGCATTGATGCCCGACGTCCGGCACCGGGCGAGGTGA